In Apus apus isolate bApuApu2 unplaced genomic scaffold, bApuApu2.pri.cur manual_scaffold_34_ctg1, whole genome shotgun sequence, one genomic interval encodes:
- the LOC127396214 gene encoding olfactory receptor 14A16-like produces MSNSSSIRQFLLLAFADRRELQLLHFWLFLGIYLAALLGNGLIITTIAWDHHLHTPMYFFLLNLSLLDLGCISTTLPKAMANSLWDTRAISYTGCAAQFLFLLFFLGAEWSLLTIMCYDRYVAICRPLHYGTLLGSRACVHMAAAAWASGFLSALLHTASTFSLPLCQGNALGQFFCEIPQILKLSCSHSYLRELWLIVVGACLAFGCFVFMVVSYVQIFRAVLRIPSQQGRHKAFSTCLPHLAVVSLFISTGMFAYLKPPSISSPSLDLVVAVLYSVVPPAVNPLIYSMRNQELTDALRKVISSLLKSERFKASFHK; encoded by the coding sequence atgtccaacagcagctccatcaggcagttcctcctcctggcattcgcagacaggcgggagctgcagctcctgcacttctggctcttcctgggcatctacctggctgccctcctgggcaacggcctcatcatcaccaccatcgcctgggaccaccacctccacacccccatgtacttcttcctgctcaacctctccctcctcgacctgggctgcatctccaccaccctccccaaagccatggccaattccctctgggacaccagggccatctcctacaCAGGATGTGCTGCACAGTTCTTGttccttttattcttcctcGGAGCAGagtggtcccttctcaccatcatgtgctatgaccgctacgtggccatctgcagacccctgcactacgggaccctcctgggcagcagagcttgtgtccacatggcagcagctgcctgggcctctgggtttctcagtgctctgctgcacacagccagtacattttcactgcccctctgccagggcaatgccctgggacagttcttctgtgaaatccctcagatcctcaagctctcctgctcacactcctacctcagggaacttTGGCTTATTGTGGTTGGTGCCTGTTTAGcatttggctgttttgtcttcatggtggtgtcctatgtgcagatcttcagggctgtgctgaggatcccctctcagcagggaaggcacaaagccttttccacctgcctccctcacctggccgtggtctccctgttcatcagcactggcatgtttgcctacctgaagcccccctccatctcctccccatccctggacctggtggtggcagttctgtactcagtggtgcctccagcagtgaaccccctcatctacagcatgaggaaccaggagctcaCGGACGCCCTcaggaaagtgatttcttcattGTTAAAGAGTGAGAGATTTAAAGCCTCTTTCCACAAATGA